In Kiloniellales bacterium, one DNA window encodes the following:
- the dapD gene encoding 2,3,4,5-tetrahydropyridine-2,6-dicarboxylate N-succinyltransferase, whose product MDSAALERTIDEAWEARDQVDINTTGPLREAIEEALTGLDEGRFRVAEKAGADWRVNQWLKKAVLLSFRIYDMQAIAGGPGSEADGWGASPWFDKVPSKFAGWGENRFRAAGFRAVPNCTVRRSAYIAPGVILMPCFVNLGAHVGEGTMVDTWATVGSCAQVGKNCHISGGAGLGGVLEPLQAGPVIIEDNCFVGARSEVVEGVVVEEGSVLSMGVFIGASTKIVDRETGEVHYGRVPAYSVVVPGSLPGKPLPDGAPGPSLYCAVIIKRVDERTRAKTSINDLLRT is encoded by the coding sequence ATGGACAGCGCGGCGCTGGAACGGACGATCGACGAGGCCTGGGAGGCGCGGGACCAAGTCGACATCAACACCACCGGGCCCCTGCGCGAGGCCATCGAGGAGGCCCTGACCGGCCTCGACGAGGGCCGCTTCCGGGTCGCCGAGAAGGCCGGCGCCGACTGGCGGGTCAACCAGTGGCTCAAGAAGGCGGTGCTGCTGTCCTTCCGGATCTACGACATGCAGGCCATCGCCGGCGGCCCGGGATCCGAGGCCGACGGCTGGGGCGCCTCGCCCTGGTTCGACAAGGTGCCCTCCAAATTCGCCGGCTGGGGCGAGAACCGCTTCCGCGCCGCCGGCTTCCGCGCCGTGCCCAACTGCACCGTGCGCCGCTCGGCCTACATCGCGCCGGGCGTCATCCTCATGCCCTGCTTCGTCAACCTCGGCGCCCACGTCGGCGAGGGCACCATGGTCGACACCTGGGCGACCGTCGGCTCCTGCGCCCAGGTCGGCAAGAACTGCCACATCTCCGGCGGCGCCGGCCTCGGCGGCGTGCTCGAGCCGCTGCAGGCCGGGCCGGTGATCATCGAGGACAACTGCTTCGTCGGCGCCCGCTCCGAGGTCGTCGAGGGCGTCGTGGTCGAGGAGGGCTCGGTGCTCTCCATGGGCGTCTTCATCGGCGCCTCGACCAAGATCGTCGACCGCGAGACCGGCGAGGTCCACTACGGCCGCGTCCCGGCCTACTCGGTCGTGGTGCCCGGCAGCCTGCCCGGCAAGCCTCTGCCCGACGGCGCGCCCGGCCCCAGCCTCTACTGCGCGGTCATCATCAAGCGGGTCGACGAGCGCACCCGGGCCAAGACCTCGATCAACGACCTGCTGCGGACCTAA
- the dapE gene encoding succinyl-diaminopimelate desuccinylase: MAAIEVVEATRALIRCPSVTPVEGGALDLLQSWLEPLGFACHRLVFSEDGTEDVDNLYARLGTTGPNFCYAGHSDVVPVGDPADWTVDPFGAEVVDGVLYGRGAVDMKGAIAAFLDAASGFLEDRGTDFSGSLSFLITGDEEGIAINGTRKVLGWLAERGEILDHCLVGEPTSDRRLGDMVKIGRRGAMNGRLTVHGTQGHSAYAHLADNPVHRLVRMLSAVTAEPLDDGSEFFPPTSLQIVSVDVGNPATNVIPAQARAVFDCRFNDKHASADIEAWLRERFDAAGARYELDIRVSGESFLTPPGRLSDLCAAAIEQVLGIETELGTTGGTSDARFIKDACPVAELGLRNATAHKVDEQVTLEELRDLSRAYRAILEGYFPS; encoded by the coding sequence ATGGCGGCGATCGAGGTCGTCGAAGCGACGCGGGCGCTGATCCGCTGCCCCAGCGTCACGCCGGTCGAGGGCGGGGCGCTGGACCTGCTGCAGTCCTGGCTGGAGCCGCTGGGCTTCGCCTGCCATCGCCTGGTATTCTCCGAGGACGGCACCGAGGACGTCGACAACCTTTACGCCCGCCTCGGCACGACCGGTCCCAACTTCTGCTACGCCGGCCACAGCGACGTGGTGCCGGTCGGCGACCCGGCCGACTGGACGGTCGATCCCTTCGGCGCCGAGGTCGTCGACGGGGTGCTCTACGGCCGCGGCGCGGTCGACATGAAGGGCGCGATCGCCGCCTTCCTGGATGCGGCGTCCGGTTTCCTCGAAGACCGCGGGACGGATTTCTCCGGCTCGCTGTCCTTCCTGATCACCGGCGACGAGGAAGGCATCGCGATCAACGGCACCCGCAAGGTGCTGGGCTGGCTGGCCGAACGCGGCGAGATCCTGGACCACTGCCTGGTCGGCGAGCCGACCAGCGACCGGCGCCTGGGCGACATGGTCAAGATCGGGCGACGCGGCGCCATGAACGGCCGCCTGACCGTCCACGGCACCCAGGGCCATTCCGCCTACGCCCACTTGGCCGACAATCCGGTGCACCGACTGGTCCGCATGCTCAGCGCCGTGACCGCCGAGCCCCTGGACGACGGCAGCGAGTTCTTTCCGCCGACCAGCCTGCAGATCGTCTCGGTCGACGTCGGCAACCCGGCGACCAACGTGATCCCGGCCCAGGCCCGCGCGGTCTTCGACTGCCGCTTCAACGACAAGCACGCCAGCGCCGACATCGAGGCCTGGCTGCGCGAGCGCTTCGACGCCGCGGGCGCCCGCTACGAGCTGGACATCCGGGTCTCCGGCGAGTCCTTCCTGACCCCGCCGGGCCGCCTCAGCGATCTCTGCGCCGCCGCGATCGAGCAGGTGCTGGGGATCGAGACCGAGCTCGGCACCACCGGCGGCACCTCGGACGCCCGCTTCATCAAGGACGCCTGCCCGGTGGCCGAGCTCGGCCTCAGGAACGCCACCGCCCACAAGGTCGACGAGCAGGTCACCCTGGAGGAATTGAGGGACCTGTCTCGCGCCTACCGCGCCATCCTGGAGGGCTACTTTCCATCCTGA